From one Dasypus novemcinctus isolate mDasNov1 chromosome 28, mDasNov1.1.hap2, whole genome shotgun sequence genomic stretch:
- the LOC131276406 gene encoding ubiquitin-like modifier-activating enzyme 5, which translates to MKASAAAGPAVVAECVERLQQRLQALGRLKQELQDLERHLVEENSRQAVGGARGGVVRPGVAHTSSEVVDSNPYSRLMALKRMGIVNDYELLLFDYDKVELANMNRLFFQPHQAGLSKVQAAEHTLRHINPDVLFEVHNYNITTVENFQHFMERTSNGGLEEGKPVDLVLSCVDTFEARMTINTACNELGQTWMASGVSENAVSGHIQLIIPGESACFACAPPLVVAANIDEKTLKREGVCAASLPTTMGVVAGILVQNVLKFLLGFGTVSFYLGYNAMQDFFPTMSMKPNPQCEDKNCRKQQNEYKKKVAALPKQVVQEEKEIIHEDNEWVDSKKILYLG; encoded by the exons ATGAAGGCCTCGGCGGCAGCGGGCCCGGCCGTGGTGGCCGAGTGTGTGGAGCGGCTGCAGCAGCGGTTGCAGGCCCTGGGGCGGCTGAAGCAGGAGCTGCAGGACCTGGAGCGGCACCTGGTCGAGGAGAACAGCCGGCAGGCCGTGGGGGGCGCCCGCGGAGGGGTCGTCCGGCCCGGCGTGGCGCACACGAGCTCGGAGGTGGTGGACTCCAACCCCTACAG ccGCCTGATGGCATTGAAGCGTATGGGAATTGTAAATGATTATGAG ttgctgCTCTTTGACTATGACAAGGTGGAACTGGCCAATATGAATAGACTTTTCTTCCAACCTCATCAAGCAGGATTAAGTAAAGTTCAAGCAGCTGAGCATACTTTGAG ACACATTAATCCTGATGTTCTTTTTGAAGTGCACAACTACAATATCACCACAGTGGAAAACTTTCAGCATTTCATGGAGAGAACAAG TAATGGTGGGTTAGAAGAAGGAAAACCTGTTGACCTAGTTCTTAGCTGTGTGGACACTTTTGAAGCTCGAATGACAATAAATACA GCTTGTAATGAACTTGGACAAACATGGATGGCGTCTGGGGTCAGTGAAAATGCAGTTTCAGGACATATACAGCTCATAATTCCTGGAGAATCTGCTTGTTTTGCG TGTGCTCCACCACTTGTCGTTGCTGCAAATATTGATGAAAAGACTCTGAAACGGGAAGGTGTTTGTGCAGCCAGCCTTCCTACTACGATGGGAGTGGTGGCTGGAATCTTAGTACAAAATGTGTTAAA ATTTCTGTTAGGTTTTGGTACTGTTAGTTTCTACCTTGGATACAATGCCATGCAGGATTTCTTTCCTACCATGTCCATGAAACCAAATCCTCAGTGTGAAGACAAAAATTGCAGGAAGCAACAGAACGAATATAAG AAAAAGGTAGCAGCACTACCCAAACAGGTTGttcaagaagagaaagagataatACATGAAGATAATGAGTGGG TGGACAGCAAGAAGATTCTGTACCTGGGATAA